One Numenius arquata chromosome 10, bNumArq3.hap1.1, whole genome shotgun sequence DNA segment encodes these proteins:
- the PARM1 gene encoding prostate androgen-regulated mucin-like protein 1, with protein MGCCCRLLLALLLLPAGLGNDSTASPLAPTSPPFPSERIPVGPGSRDAVSVSTPASGQPSLPMSTGPSRDGVSPRLAERDGHNATPTAALSPAPASVNVSSIIATTITTADSPSVSSNPSLVPPILETAPGLRTANTATLARGTMDLGAAASPTGIPPSSSSSSSSSLPTSDLYSSTGMVLSPTSVLVRPSTTQPPALTKEFPSLGTLAMASSLAVEPTSPPETVTSPTTVKAMTMDKTTLSTGVTMEEVPRALSAGSIVAITVTVIVVVVLVFGAAAYLKIRHSSYGRLLDDHDYGSWGNYNNPLYDDS; from the exons GACTGGGCAATGACTCCACAGCATCACCCCTTGCCCCCAccagccctcccttcccctcagaGAGGATCCCAGTGGGGCCGGGCTCCAGGGATGCAGTTTCAGTCTCCACACCAGCTTCTGGCCAGCCCTCGCTACCCATGTCCACAGGACCTTCCAGAGATGGGGTGTCCCCCAGGCTAGCGGAGAGGGATGGCCACAATGCTACTCCCACGGCAGCActgtcccctgctcctgcctccgtCAATGTGAGCTCCATCATTGCAACCACCATCACCACAGCAGACAGCCCATCCGTATCTTCCAACCCCAGCTTGGTGCCACCAATCTTGGAGACAGCCCCAGGTCTTCGGACAGCAAATACTGCCACCTTGGCAAGAGGCACGATGGATCTGggggcagctgccagccccacgGGTATACCtccttcatcatcatcatcgtcatcctcttccctccccaccagcgACCTGTACTCATCCACTGGGATGGTCTTGTCCCCAACATCTGTCCTCGTGAGACCCAGCACCACCCAGCCACCAGCGCTGACTAAGGAATTCCCTTCTCTGGGGACACTGGCCATGGCATCAAGCCTGGCTGTGGAGCCAACATCCCCCCCAGAGACCGTGACGAGCCCCACCACAGTCAAGGCCATGACCATGGACAAAACCACCCTGTCCACTGGAGTCACCATGGAAGAGGTCCCGCGTGCCTTGAGTGCAG GGAGCATTGTGGCCATAACTGTGACAGTCatcgtggtggtggtgctggttttCGGAGCGGCGGCGTACCTCAAGATCAG GCACTCCTCCTATGGCAGGCTTTTGGATGACCATGACTATGGCTCCTGGGGCAACTACAACAACCCTCTCTACGACGACTCCTAG